From Arcobacter arenosus, one genomic window encodes:
- the hrpB gene encoding ATP-dependent helicase HrpB — MKNLPIYEVLNDIKNTLNTNSTVILEAPPGAGKSTVVPLSLLKESWLEDKIIIMLEPRRVAARMVARQMSKLLGEDLGQTIGYQVKMESCFSKQTKLLIVTEAILVRKLQSDQALENVAMIIFDEFHERSIHTDLSLALSLQVQELLRDDLKLLIMSATLNSKELVNLLGQVPVISSRGKIYDVENIYLKESIKQPDFKTINSLLCDTTLKALEENNGDILVFLAGSKEIKNLQISLNEKLKNKKSDIEILPLYSALNKEEQDKALIKSEKRKIILSTNIAQTSLTIEGVRVVIDSGLEKQSSYNYLTSMNHLNLTFISKDSVVQRAGRAGRLSDGKCYRLWHEKKILQETTKPEILRTDLSSFFLEVSLWGIKDTKELKLLDYPSTEIEQSTKLVLQELKMLDENFEITKLGEKALSLGIHPRFAIMILKANELGYAYEATILATLLNEKDIFKNSFNDSNIYSRFVHLYENDIESHFINKYLASNILKQAKFLFKKLNSFEEVKKAKKRVDEKILSVLLLFAYPDRLAKQRGKNSNRYKLSNGKGAIINIEDSLFNERFLVTPILNAQNKDSYISYAVKISLELIQEYFNEYIQRKQTIAYNKESNRFDIREVTNFYKVELTSRAIANDNNIDFSMLFCELIKKEGLELLTWSKKAIDLKNRVNFINEYINDEFVSFKDEDLLRSIEVWLKPYLDDVKSIKQLETLDIYTILLSSIPWEKQQEIDILAPSSLRVPSGSNIKIDYTNIQTPILKVKIQEVFGLHETPKILNGKVALQIHLLSPALRPIQITYDLKSFWQNSYAEVKKELFSKYKKHYWPDNPYEAIATNKTKKNMNK; from the coding sequence TTGAAAAATCTACCTATATATGAAGTATTAAATGATATAAAAAACACTCTTAATACAAACTCTACAGTTATACTAGAAGCTCCACCAGGAGCTGGAAAAAGTACAGTTGTTCCTCTTTCACTTCTAAAAGAATCATGGCTAGAAGATAAGATTATTATAATGCTTGAACCTAGACGTGTTGCAGCTAGAATGGTTGCCAGGCAGATGTCAAAACTTTTAGGTGAAGATCTTGGACAAACTATTGGATATCAGGTTAAAATGGAGAGTTGTTTCTCAAAACAAACAAAACTTCTAATTGTAACAGAAGCTATATTAGTGCGAAAACTTCAATCTGACCAAGCTTTGGAAAATGTAGCTATGATTATCTTTGATGAGTTTCATGAAAGAAGTATCCATACTGATTTATCCCTTGCTTTATCTTTACAAGTTCAAGAATTATTAAGGGATGATTTAAAACTTTTGATTATGTCTGCAACACTAAACTCTAAGGAGTTAGTAAATTTATTAGGACAAGTCCCTGTTATAAGTTCAAGGGGAAAAATATATGATGTTGAAAATATATATTTAAAAGAGAGTATAAAACAGCCTGATTTTAAAACAATAAATAGTTTACTTTGCGATACAACTTTAAAAGCATTGGAAGAGAATAATGGAGATATATTAGTTTTTTTAGCAGGTTCTAAAGAGATAAAAAATTTGCAAATTAGTTTAAATGAAAAACTAAAAAATAAAAAGAGTGATATTGAAATTTTACCTTTATATTCTGCATTAAATAAAGAAGAACAAGATAAAGCTTTAATAAAAAGTGAAAAAAGAAAAATAATCCTTTCTACAAATATTGCTCAAACATCATTGACTATTGAAGGTGTTAGAGTTGTTATAGATTCAGGATTAGAAAAACAATCTTCTTACAACTATTTAACAAGTATGAATCATCTAAACCTTACTTTTATCTCAAAAGATTCTGTAGTACAAAGAGCAGGGCGTGCAGGGAGATTAAGTGATGGAAAGTGTTATAGACTTTGGCATGAAAAAAAGATATTACAAGAGACAACAAAACCAGAAATTTTAAGAACTGATTTAAGTTCATTTTTCCTTGAAGTTTCATTATGGGGTATAAAAGATACAAAAGAGTTAAAACTTTTGGATTATCCCTCAACGGAAATTGAACAAAGTACAAAATTAGTGCTTCAAGAGTTGAAAATGTTAGATGAGAACTTTGAGATAACAAAGTTAGGAGAGAAAGCATTATCCCTTGGAATACATCCTAGATTTGCCATTATGATATTAAAAGCAAATGAGTTAGGATATGCCTATGAAGCGACAATTTTAGCTACATTATTAAATGAAAAAGATATTTTTAAAAACAGTTTTAATGATAGTAATATCTATTCTAGATTTGTTCATTTATATGAAAATGATATAGAAAGTCATTTTATAAATAAATATTTAGCTTCAAATATTTTAAAACAAGCTAAGTTTTTATTTAAAAAATTAAACTCTTTTGAGGAAGTAAAAAAAGCTAAAAAAAGAGTAGATGAAAAGATTTTAAGTGTATTACTTCTTTTTGCTTATCCAGATAGATTAGCAAAGCAAAGAGGGAAAAATAGTAATAGATATAAATTAAGTAATGGAAAAGGTGCAATAATAAATATTGAAGATAGTTTGTTTAATGAAAGATTTTTAGTAACACCAATATTAAATGCACAAAATAAAGATTCATATATCTCATATGCTGTTAAAATATCACTTGAATTGATTCAAGAGTATTTCAATGAATATATACAAAGAAAGCAAACTATTGCATATAATAAAGAGTCAAATAGGTTTGACATAAGGGAAGTTACCAATTTTTATAAAGTTGAACTTACTTCAAGAGCAATTGCAAATGATAATAATATAGATTTTTCTATGCTTTTTTGTGAACTTATAAAAAAAGAGGGTTTAGAACTTTTGACTTGGAGTAAAAAGGCAATTGATTTAAAAAATAGAGTCAATTTTATAAATGAATATATAAATGACGAGTTTGTAAGTTTTAAAGATGAAGATTTACTTAGATCTATTGAAGTTTGGTTAAAACCATATTTAGATGATGTTAAGTCAATTAAGCAATTAGAAACTTTGGATATTTATACTATTTTACTCTCATCAATTCCTTGGGAAAAACAGCAAGAAATTGATATTTTAGCTCCTAGTTCATTAAGGGTGCCAAGTGGCTCAAATATCAAAATAGATTATACCAATATCCAAACACCAATATTAAAAGTTAAAATACAAGAGGTTTTTGGACTTCACGAAACACCAAAAATTTTAAATGGGAAAGTTGCTCTACAAATACATCTTTTAAGTCCAGCTTTAAGGCCTATTCAAATAACTTACGACCTTAAAAGTTTTTGGCAAAACTCTTATGCTGAGGTAAAAAAAGAGTTATTTTCTAAATATAAGAAACATTATTGGCCAGATAATCCATATGAAGCAATTGCTACAAATAAAACCAAAAAAAATATGAATAAATAA
- a CDS encoding DEAD/DEAH box helicase, whose amino-acid sequence MSFDTFNLSSELTKALEKNNYKTPTSIQTKVIPLVKTKQDIMAQAKTGSGKTASFVIPILEALKENKSEKKAQKKDKIKVLVLAPTRELTLQIAQTFSTLSKFFSKPLSIVSVIGGEKIGDQLLKIQKGCDIVVATSGRLLDIISKKQIDLGTIEYFVLDEADKMLDLGFVQELDEILKIIPKQRQNLLFSATYSPKVIDIASKITTKAIKVEVEDASTHVEEITQRAIFVKKEDRSELLRYLIKEHNFKSVLVFMANKRAADNIANKFIKKGFEAESFHGDLTQEERNLTLNDFKNKKIDILFSTDIASRGLHIDDIDCVVNFDLPRSTEDYIHRIGRTARAGKTGTAISFLDNENLNHFKLIEKRYKLNITKEQIDGFDFTVLNTTKQKGNAPVKGKRKSKKDKLREQGLR is encoded by the coding sequence TTGTCATTTGATACATTCAATCTATCTTCAGAACTTACAAAAGCATTAGAAAAAAATAACTATAAAACACCAACTTCTATACAAACAAAAGTTATACCACTTGTAAAAACAAAACAAGATATTATGGCTCAGGCAAAAACAGGGAGTGGAAAAACAGCTAGTTTTGTAATCCCTATTCTTGAAGCACTAAAAGAAAACAAGTCAGAGAAAAAAGCCCAGAAAAAAGATAAGATAAAAGTTTTGGTTTTAGCTCCTACAAGGGAATTAACTCTACAAATTGCACAGACTTTTTCAACATTAAGCAAGTTTTTCTCAAAACCACTTTCTATAGTTTCAGTTATAGGTGGAGAAAAAATAGGAGATCAACTTTTAAAGATACAAAAAGGGTGTGATATTGTAGTTGCAACTTCTGGAAGATTGCTAGATATTATAAGTAAAAAGCAAATTGATTTAGGCACCATTGAATATTTTGTTTTAGATGAAGCTGATAAGATGTTAGATTTAGGTTTTGTTCAAGAGCTTGACGAGATTTTAAAGATTATTCCAAAGCAAAGACAAAATCTGTTATTTTCTGCAACATATTCACCAAAAGTTATTGATATAGCTTCAAAGATAACTACTAAAGCTATAAAAGTAGAAGTTGAAGATGCAAGTACCCATGTGGAAGAGATAACTCAAAGGGCAATATTTGTAAAAAAAGAGGATAGAAGTGAACTTTTAAGATACCTAATAAAAGAACACAATTTCAAATCAGTTTTAGTTTTTATGGCAAATAAAAGAGCTGCAGATAATATAGCAAATAAGTTTATAAAAAAAGGCTTTGAAGCTGAGTCTTTTCATGGGGATTTGACCCAAGAGGAAAGAAATTTAACCCTTAATGATTTTAAAAATAAAAAAATAGATATTTTGTTTTCTACTGATATTGCTTCAAGAGGTTTACATATTGATGATATAGATTGTGTTGTTAATTTTGATTTGCCAAGAAGTACGGAAGATTATATCCATAGAATAGGTAGAACAGCGAGAGCAGGGAAAACTGGAACAGCAATATCTTTTTTAGATAATGAAAATCTAAACCACTTCAAACTAATAGAAAAAAGATATAAATTAAATATAACAAAAGAGCAAATAGATGGCTTTGATTTTACTGTTTTAAATACTACAAAACAAAAAGGGAATGCCCCAGTAAAGGGTAAAAGAAAAAGTAAAAAAGATAAGTTAAGAGAGCAAGGACTAAGATAG
- a CDS encoding alpha/beta hydrolase family protein — MKYLKITINLLIFTFVSLNAHDVGFRKVDNVLKDGFSMVVLYPTSSKPKPVTFGPFTLNVAIGGKVEEGRFPLAVLSHGSGSSNLSYKDIAISLVTNGFIVVMPLHPKNNYLDNSFEGKVENYMNRPKQISSSIDKVLSMNSLSTHIDNNKIAVLGHSIGGYTALVVSGAIAKNKDLIDLCKRESSLLDPYCKPVFEKLLTQEIKISSKDTRIKAQILMAPVGAVFLSKNSLADVNIPTLLLVPEKDSELTEKYNSKVIKDILEKKSILTYKKIPNAGHYSFLTSYPNFLKSKLGIIAQDPEGFDRVNFQKELGKVCVTYLKKVL, encoded by the coding sequence TTGAAATATCTTAAAATAACCATAAATTTATTAATATTTACATTTGTATCATTAAATGCACATGATGTTGGTTTTCGTAAAGTAGATAATGTTTTAAAAGATGGATTTTCAATGGTAGTACTATATCCAACTTCATCAAAACCAAAACCAGTAACTTTTGGTCCCTTTACTTTAAATGTAGCAATAGGTGGCAAAGTTGAAGAGGGGAGATTCCCTTTAGCAGTTTTATCCCATGGTTCAGGAAGTAGTAACTTATCATATAAAGATATAGCTATTTCATTGGTTACTAATGGTTTTATTGTTGTTATGCCTTTACATCCCAAAAATAACTATTTAGATAATTCATTTGAAGGTAAGGTTGAAAATTATATGAATAGACCAAAGCAAATATCATCATCAATTGATAAAGTTCTATCAATGAATAGTTTAAGTACTCATATTGACAATAATAAAATCGCTGTTTTAGGACACTCCATTGGTGGATATACTGCACTTGTTGTTTCAGGTGCAATTGCTAAGAATAAGGATTTAATTGATTTATGTAAGAGAGAGTCATCTCTTCTTGATCCTTATTGTAAACCAGTTTTTGAAAAACTTTTAACACAAGAGATAAAGATTAGTTCAAAAGATACTAGAATAAAAGCACAAATATTGATGGCTCCTGTGGGAGCTGTATTTTTATCTAAGAATTCCTTAGCTGATGTTAATATACCTACATTATTACTTGTGCCTGAAAAAGATAGTGAATTAACTGAAAAGTATAACTCTAAAGTAATTAAAGATATTCTTGAAAAGAAGAGTATATTGACTTACAAAAAGATTCCTAATGCTGGACATTATTCATTTTTAACATCTTATCCCAATTTTTTAAAATCAAAATTAGGAATAATTGCACAAGATCCAGAAGGTTTTGATCGTGTTAATTTTCAAAAAGAATTAGGAAAAGTATGTGTTACTTACTTAAAAAAGGTATTATAA
- a CDS encoding class I SAM-dependent methyltransferase, whose product MDYLSINKEAWNKRTKIHLESDFYNVESFKNGKCSLNVVELKQVGNVKGKSLLHLQCHFGQDTLSWARLGAEVTGVDLSSDAIKEANQLKCTLGLKADFIESDVIEFGQKNMKKFDIVFTSYGVLNWLPNLVDWAKTIANSLKVGGEFHLVEFHSFTDLLSGYSYFTNAQPDVEDEGTYTENCDGSTSTVVTWSHPISEVINALIGAGLTIESFYEYPYSPYNCFDGLELVPNMGYQMIFKGQQVPLLYSIKALKNPYKKKK is encoded by the coding sequence GGAATAAAAGAACTAAAATACATCTTGAATCAGACTTTTATAATGTAGAATCTTTTAAAAATGGTAAGTGTTCATTAAATGTAGTGGAACTGAAACAAGTTGGAAATGTAAAAGGAAAATCTTTATTACATCTTCAGTGTCATTTTGGTCAAGACACTTTGTCTTGGGCTCGTTTAGGGGCAGAGGTTACAGGTGTTGATTTGTCTTCTGATGCAATTAAAGAAGCTAATCAATTAAAGTGTACCTTAGGATTAAAAGCTGACTTTATTGAAAGTGATGTTATTGAATTTGGACAAAAAAATATGAAAAAATTTGATATAGTATTTACTTCATATGGAGTATTAAACTGGTTACCTAATTTAGTTGATTGGGCAAAAACTATTGCTAACTCATTAAAAGTTGGTGGAGAGTTTCATTTAGTAGAATTCCATAGTTTTACTGATTTATTATCTGGTTACTCTTATTTTACAAATGCACAACCTGATGTGGAAGATGAAGGTACTTATACAGAAAATTGTGATGGCTCTACATCAACGGTAGTTACTTGGTCCCATCCAATAAGTGAGGTGATAAATGCTTTAATTGGCGCAGGTTTAACTATAGAGTCATTTTATGAGTATCCCTATAGTCCATACAACTGCTTTGATGGTTTAGAGTTAGTACCAAATATGGGCTATCAGATGATTTTTAAAGGTCAACAAGTCCCATTATTGTATTCAATAAAGGCACTAAAAAATCCTTATAAAAAAAAGAAATAA